The following proteins are co-located in the Pelorhabdus rhamnosifermentans genome:
- the gp17 gene encoding tail completion protein gp17: MIRRLPIDALQKGIYDILSMKQDSAPVYDNVPSESDLLYILLSDYEYEFINAKTMDISEITFEIEIWTEYRGKSQVNTIAEEIVALLTAWPIDLSANGFKVLSQDAKGGRGSRQEDLFYGIVNFTARVQNIGG, from the coding sequence ATGATACGCAGATTGCCCATAGATGCCTTGCAAAAGGGAATTTACGACATATTATCAATGAAACAAGATTCTGCTCCTGTGTATGACAATGTACCGAGTGAATCAGATCTACTTTATATTTTATTGAGCGATTATGAGTATGAGTTTATAAATGCCAAAACAATGGATATTTCAGAAATTACTTTTGAAATTGAAATATGGACTGAATACAGGGGCAAATCACAAGTTAACACCATAGCAGAAGAAATTGTTGCTCTTTTAACTGCGTGGCCTATTGATTTATCTGCAAATGGCTTTAAGGTGTTAAGCCAAGATGCCAAGGGTGGCAGGGGATCAAGGCAAGAGGACCTTTTTTATGGAATTGTGAATTTTACAGCTAGAGTACAAAATATAGGAGGTTAA
- a CDS encoding HK97 gp10 family phage protein has protein sequence MQDALNSIDAYDGKTRLKLENTVADSTSKIGKDAKEFVPVRTGKTKKKISTSFNKNKMTGTVRAKTPWAHLVEFGAKAAVEKPKNKKALKIDQFGLRRYATKANIPVRKAKPFMQKAFDKEKPDFIKNIKGAVQP, from the coding sequence TTGCAGGATGCCTTAAATAGTATTGACGCTTACGATGGCAAGACAAGGCTGAAGCTTGAAAATACAGTGGCGGATTCAACCAGTAAAATTGGCAAAGACGCAAAAGAATTTGTACCCGTCAGAACAGGAAAAACAAAGAAAAAAATTAGTACCAGTTTTAACAAAAACAAAATGACTGGTACAGTAAGGGCCAAAACACCCTGGGCGCATTTAGTTGAATTTGGAGCAAAAGCAGCAGTTGAAAAACCGAAAAACAAAAAGGCTTTGAAAATTGATCAATTCGGATTACGCCGCTATGCAACAAAGGCAAATATTCCGGTAAGAAAAGCCAAGCCTTTTATGCAAAAAGCATTTGACAAAGAAAAACCTGATTTTATTAAGAATATTAAAGGGGCGGTACAGCCATGA
- a CDS encoding phage head closure protein, whose protein sequence is MIIGRMNKRIKLQKPNLIPDGRGGQKPAPPPAPEYLDVATVWAEFRNPNFKELSAMGTAVSEMNQLTSIRRRTDIQRGWRFLYGTKKFNVLNTFEPDRETTMIVARDITVGK, encoded by the coding sequence ATGATAATCGGCAGAATGAACAAACGGATCAAATTGCAAAAGCCAAATTTAATTCCTGATGGTCGAGGCGGTCAAAAGCCCGCGCCGCCACCAGCACCCGAGTACCTTGACGTTGCAACTGTCTGGGCTGAATTTCGTAATCCGAATTTTAAAGAGCTCTCAGCCATGGGGACAGCAGTAAGTGAAATGAATCAATTAACTTCAATCCGTCGCCGTACTGATATTCAGCGCGGTTGGCGGTTTCTTTATGGGACTAAAAAATTTAATGTTTTGAATACGTTTGAACCTGATCGGGAAACGACGATGATTGTCGCGCGAGATATTACGGTAGGGAAGTGA
- a CDS encoding head-tail connector protein — translation MTLDEVKSYLRVDGTDEDADITALMSAAALYITQQTGKTQRVTGYNSDGTAANVDITTDELYNTCNKLLIAHWYENRGVEVAGNLTRITHSVDAIINHIALCGDYV, via the coding sequence ATGACACTCGACGAAGTAAAATCATATCTCAGAGTCGATGGAACTGACGAGGATGCGGACATAACTGCTCTCATGTCGGCTGCCGCGCTTTACATTACTCAGCAAACAGGTAAAACCCAGCGAGTTACTGGCTACAATTCAGACGGAACAGCCGCTAACGTTGATATAACGACAGACGAGCTGTATAACACATGCAACAAACTTTTAATAGCTCACTGGTATGAGAATAGGGGTGTTGAGGTTGCAGGTAATCTGACGCGAATCACGCACTCTGTTGACGCGATAATCAATCATATTGCTTTGTGTGGTGACTATGTATGA
- a CDS encoding X2-like carbohydrate binding domain-containing protein yields the protein MCVNKKILNAVTPETATFSKAAAADVVFTVSSSDPAATLSAVKNGGSVVNATNYIYASGALTIKKEYLTTLTNGAKTISIVMTSGSDMTVTITVGD from the coding sequence ATTTGCGTTAATAAAAAAATCTTAAACGCTGTAACCCCTGAAACGGCTACATTTAGCAAAGCTGCTGCGGCTGATGTAGTGTTTACAGTGTCAAGTAGTGATCCAGCAGCAACGTTGAGTGCTGTTAAAAACGGCGGTTCGGTTGTCAATGCAACAAATTATATTTACGCTAGTGGAGCTTTAACAATCAAGAAAGAATATCTTACTACGCTGACCAATGGTGCTAAGACAATCTCGATTGTCATGACTTCAGGTAGTGATATGACCGTTACAATTACGGTCGGGGATTAA
- a CDS encoding phage major capsid protein, whose protein sequence is MKEKYMQKRNELLAKAESLLGEGKIEEAKTARAEIEQLDTDFENATKEMANLAAVKGNPVVVDIVNKSVPVVDPKPVSNAAPLAETKPVNEMETYRNAFAKNMMGMPLAKEEAEVFDRINDDFRNATQTAATHTVLIPETVKAGIWQEIGEQHPIVGDMAMTFVNGDLTIIKETTAGDDAAWYDEATATADSDVGFGELNLTGCELSKAITISWKLKKMSIDSFLAYITTKIAEKMGNALAKGIVEGKGKPGGSDTFKPQPQGIAVAIEAEASTPQVVTYNTTTDLLDYDKMADAMAVIKSGYTNGAAIYAKNTMIWGTLAKMKDGEGRPLFIQDITSGGVGRIFGLVVKEEDGVSADEILIGNVARGYTMNVNENMTMYMEDHIKARQTDYMGYSIVDGAVLTTKAFALIKKS, encoded by the coding sequence ATGAAAGAAAAGTACATGCAAAAAAGAAATGAATTATTGGCTAAAGCTGAAAGCCTGCTTGGTGAAGGAAAAATTGAGGAAGCAAAAACGGCGCGTGCTGAAATTGAGCAGTTGGATACTGATTTTGAAAATGCTACAAAGGAAATGGCTAATTTGGCGGCTGTAAAAGGTAATCCGGTCGTAGTTGACATTGTTAATAAATCGGTGCCTGTTGTGGATCCGAAACCTGTTAGTAATGCGGCCCCATTGGCTGAAACAAAGCCAGTAAATGAAATGGAAACTTACAGAAATGCATTTGCCAAAAACATGATGGGCATGCCGTTGGCAAAGGAAGAGGCTGAGGTATTTGATCGCATTAATGACGATTTCCGTAACGCGACTCAAACGGCTGCAACTCACACTGTACTGATTCCTGAGACAGTAAAGGCTGGCATCTGGCAAGAAATTGGTGAACAACATCCTATTGTTGGCGATATGGCCATGACATTTGTTAATGGTGATTTAACTATCATCAAAGAAACAACTGCCGGAGATGATGCCGCATGGTACGACGAAGCAACTGCGACCGCCGATAGTGATGTTGGATTTGGCGAATTGAATCTGACTGGCTGCGAGCTGTCGAAAGCAATTACAATTAGCTGGAAATTAAAGAAAATGTCTATTGATTCTTTCCTTGCTTATATCACTACGAAGATTGCTGAAAAGATGGGTAATGCATTGGCAAAGGGTATTGTCGAAGGAAAAGGAAAGCCAGGCGGCAGTGATACATTTAAACCACAGCCGCAAGGTATTGCGGTAGCAATTGAAGCTGAAGCCAGTACGCCACAAGTAGTTACTTACAATACGACAACCGACTTGCTTGATTATGACAAAATGGCTGATGCTATGGCAGTTATTAAATCCGGTTATACAAACGGTGCAGCTATCTATGCTAAAAACACGATGATTTGGGGTACGCTGGCTAAAATGAAAGATGGCGAAGGTCGACCGCTGTTTATTCAGGACATTACTTCCGGTGGTGTTGGCCGTATTTTTGGCTTGGTTGTTAAAGAAGAAGACGGCGTTTCTGCTGATGAAATTTTGATCGGTAATGTTGCCAGAGGTTACACCATGAATGTTAATGAAAACATGACCATGTACATGGAAGATCACATTAAGGCAAGGCAGACTGACTACATGGGTTATTCCATTGTTGACGGTGCCGTGTTAACCACAAAGGCATTTGCGTTAATAAAAAAATCTTAA
- a CDS encoding head maturation protease, ClpP-related: MPKIQINGVIIPNSYQDIYDWFGIDATSPVKVNGVLNGLTGENVDVEINSPGGDVFSGSEIYTALKAYQGNVTVKIVGVAASAASIIAMAGDKVLISPTAQIMIHNVQSGASGDYRDMQKQADVLENYNKSMANAYMLKTGMAQDKLLELMNQETWMSAPQAKELGFADEIMFDNENKLVASSSPAAMLPLEVINKVRNLFHDKKIKDQKEALAEKERLELLKLRGKAI, translated from the coding sequence ATGCCCAAAATACAAATTAACGGCGTGATCATCCCAAACAGTTATCAAGATATTTATGATTGGTTTGGTATTGATGCAACAAGCCCCGTCAAGGTTAACGGTGTGCTAAATGGTCTTACTGGTGAGAACGTTGATGTTGAAATTAATAGTCCTGGTGGTGATGTTTTTTCAGGCTCTGAAATTTATACGGCCTTAAAAGCGTATCAAGGCAATGTGACTGTAAAAATTGTTGGAGTTGCCGCAAGTGCTGCAAGTATTATTGCCATGGCCGGAGATAAAGTACTTATTTCACCAACGGCACAGATAATGATTCACAATGTGCAAAGTGGTGCCAGTGGCGATTATAGGGACATGCAGAAACAAGCTGACGTACTTGAAAACTATAATAAGTCGATGGCTAACGCTTATATGCTTAAGACTGGAATGGCTCAAGACAAGCTGCTGGAACTCATGAATCAAGAAACTTGGATGAGCGCACCACAAGCAAAAGAGCTTGGCTTTGCTGACGAAATCATGTTTGATAATGAAAACAAATTGGTTGCGAGTTCTAGTCCAGCAGCTATGTTGCCCCTTGAAGTAATTAACAAGGTTCGCAATTTGTTTCATGACAAGAAAATCAAAGATCAGAAAGAAGCTCTAGCCGAAAAAGAGAGGTTAGAGCTTTTAAAATTGAGGGGGAAAGCAATATGA